A window of the Gossypium hirsutum isolate 1008001.06 chromosome A03, Gossypium_hirsutum_v2.1, whole genome shotgun sequence genome harbors these coding sequences:
- the LOC107886757 gene encoding xanthohumol 4-O-methyltransferase produces MMNCHHQKYFPIEKMSSQESGREKEIIELDEARLQGQAEIWRYMFSFADSMALKSAVELRIADIIHSHGVAITLSQIASCINGCLTSPDITTLARIMRLLVRRKIFTVHHPLDGGDPLYDLTHSSRWLLHDFEQTLAPMVLMENHPWLIAPWHCFSQCVKEGGIAFKKAHGREIWDLTSGNPEFNKLFNDGLASTSKVVTSAILSGYKQGLSSIESLVDVGGGIGGLISEIVKAYPHIKGVNFDLPHVILAAPAYNEISHVGGDMFHVIPNANAVIMKWVLHDWGDEDCIKILKNCRKAIPRENGKVIIVEVVVKAEGSGVFDDMGFIFDLLMIAHSSGGKERTEVEWKKILEEGGFSRYKIIDIPALPSIIEAYPDDQ; encoded by the exons ATGATGAACTGTCATCATCAAAAATATTTTCCCATTG AAAAAATGAGTTCTCAAGAAAGTGGGAGAGAAAAGGAAATAATAGAGTTAGATGAAGCACGGCTACAAGGGCAAGCGGAGATATGGCGATACATGTTCAGCTTTGCAGATTCCATGGCGCTTAAGTCTGCCGTGGAGCTCCGCATAGCTGACATAATACACTCTCATGGTGTCGCCATCACTCTATCGCAAATAGCTTCATGCATTAATGGCTGCCTTACTTCGCCGGACATCACCACCCTTGCTCGCATAATGAGATTGCTCGTCCGTAGAAAGATTTTCACTGTCCACCACCCTTTAGACGGTGGAGATCCCCTGTACGATCTGACTCACTCATCGAGATGGCTGCTACATGACTTTGAGCAAACATTGGCGCCCATGGTATTGATGGAGAACCATCCATGGCTAATTGCTCCTTGGCACTGCTTTAGCCAGTGCGTTAAAGAAGGTGGCATTGCCTTCAAAAAAGCTCATGGCCGTGAGATATGGGATTTGACATCAGGAAATCCTGAATTCAACAAGCTTTTTAATGATGGCTTGGCTAGTACGTCTAAGGTCGTCACCAGTGCTATTCTATCGGGTTACAAACAAGGGTTAAGCTCTATTGAATCATTGGTTGATGTCGGAGGTGGGATTGGAGGCTTAATATCAGAAATCGTCAAAGCATATCCACACATTAAAGGTGTTAACTTCGATTTACCGCATGTCATCTTGGCGGCACCAGCATACAATGAGATCTCCCATGTTGGTGGTGACATGTTCCATGTCATTCCAAATGCTAATGCGGTAATTATGAAG TGGGTATTGCATGATTGGGGTGATGAAGAttgcataaaaatattaaagaattgTAGGAAAGCAATTCCAAGAGAAAATGGGAAAGTGATAATTGTTGAAGTTGTTGTGAAAGCAGAGGGGAGTGGAGTGTTCGATGACATGGGGTTCATATTCGACCTCCTAATGATTGCACACTCCAGCGGTGGAAAGGAGAGAACCGAGGTGGAATggaagaaaatcttggaagaaggaGGCTTCTCTCGCTACAAAATCATTGACATTCCTGCATTGCCTTCCATCATCGAAGCATATCCAGATGATCAGTAG